A single Mixta calida DNA region contains:
- the tkt gene encoding transketolase, whose amino-acid sequence MSSRKELANAIRALSMDAVQKAKSGHPGAPMGMADIAEVLWRDYMNHNPTNPLWADRDRFVLSNGHGSMLIYSLLHLTGYDLPMSELQNFRQLHSKTPGHPEFGYTAGVETTTGPLGQGIANAVGMAIAERTMAAQFNRPGHEIVDHHTYVFMGDGCMMEGISHEVCSLAGTLKLGKLVAFYDDNGISIDGHVEEWFSDDTGARFEAYGWHVVRGVDGHDAESIKKAIEEAKAVSDKPSLLMCKTVIGFGSPNKAGTHDSHGAPLGDDEIALTRKQLGWEHAPFVIPQEIYAEWDAKEAGRVKEAAWQEKFNAYAEAYPALAAEFTRRMSNELPANWQEASQKFIEQLQANPAKIASRKASQNAIEAFGKLLPEYLGGSADLAPSNLTMWSGSKGINQDAAGNYIHYGVREFGMTAIANGIALHGGFLPYTATFLMFVEYARNAARMAALMKIRQVMVYTHDSIGLGEDGPTHQPVEQLASLRVTPNMSTWRPCDQVESAVAWKYAIERKDGPTALIFSRQNLAQQPRDAEQLANIARGAYVLKACEGQPQLILIATGSEVELAVAAWDRLTSEGYRVRVVSMPSTDAFDKQDEAYRESVLPKAVSARVAIEAGIADYWYKYTGLNGAIIGMTSFGESAPAEKLFELFGFTVDNVVAKAKAIL is encoded by the coding sequence ATGTCTTCTCGTAAAGAGCTTGCCAACGCTATTCGCGCTTTAAGTATGGACGCTGTGCAGAAAGCGAAATCTGGCCATCCGGGCGCCCCGATGGGTATGGCTGATATTGCCGAAGTGCTGTGGCGCGACTATATGAACCACAATCCGACCAACCCGCTGTGGGCAGATCGCGATCGCTTCGTCCTTTCCAACGGCCACGGCTCGATGCTGATTTACAGCCTGCTGCACCTCACCGGCTACGATCTGCCGATGAGCGAGTTACAGAATTTCCGTCAGCTGCACTCTAAAACGCCAGGTCATCCGGAGTTCGGCTACACCGCTGGCGTGGAAACCACCACCGGTCCGCTGGGCCAGGGCATCGCCAACGCGGTCGGCATGGCGATTGCGGAGCGCACTATGGCCGCGCAGTTCAACCGTCCAGGTCATGAGATTGTCGATCACCATACGTATGTCTTTATGGGCGACGGCTGCATGATGGAAGGCATCTCCCACGAGGTCTGCTCGCTGGCGGGCACGCTGAAGCTGGGCAAGCTGGTGGCGTTTTACGATGACAACGGCATCTCCATCGACGGACACGTAGAAGAGTGGTTCAGCGACGACACCGGCGCCCGTTTCGAAGCGTACGGTTGGCATGTGGTGCGCGGCGTCGATGGCCACGATGCGGAATCGATTAAAAAAGCGATCGAAGAAGCGAAAGCGGTCAGCGACAAACCGTCTCTGCTGATGTGCAAAACTGTTATCGGCTTCGGTTCGCCAAACAAAGCGGGCACCCATGACTCCCACGGCGCGCCGCTGGGCGATGACGAAATCGCGCTGACCCGCAAGCAGCTGGGCTGGGAACACGCGCCGTTCGTTATCCCGCAGGAAATCTACGCCGAGTGGGATGCGAAAGAAGCGGGTCGCGTCAAAGAGGCGGCCTGGCAGGAAAAATTCAACGCTTACGCGGAAGCTTACCCGGCGCTGGCGGCCGAATTCACCCGTCGCATGAGCAACGAACTGCCGGCCAACTGGCAGGAAGCGTCGCAGAAATTCATTGAACAGTTGCAGGCGAACCCGGCGAAAATCGCCAGCCGTAAAGCCTCGCAGAACGCCATCGAAGCCTTTGGCAAGCTGCTGCCGGAATACCTGGGCGGCTCTGCCGACCTGGCGCCGAGCAACCTGACTATGTGGTCCGGCTCGAAAGGCATCAACCAGGATGCGGCGGGCAACTATATCCACTACGGCGTGCGTGAATTCGGCATGACCGCCATCGCCAACGGCATCGCGCTGCACGGCGGCTTCCTGCCTTATACCGCGACCTTCCTGATGTTCGTGGAATATGCGCGCAACGCGGCGCGTATGGCGGCGCTGATGAAGATCCGTCAGGTGATGGTTTATACTCACGACTCTATCGGCCTGGGTGAAGATGGCCCGACGCACCAGCCGGTTGAGCAGCTGGCGAGCCTGCGCGTAACGCCGAACATGAGCACATGGCGTCCATGCGACCAGGTGGAATCCGCCGTGGCGTGGAAATACGCCATTGAGCGTAAAGATGGCCCGACCGCGTTGATTTTCTCCCGTCAGAACCTGGCGCAGCAGCCGCGTGACGCTGAGCAACTGGCAAACATCGCGCGCGGCGCCTACGTACTGAAAGCGTGCGAAGGTCAGCCGCAGCTGATCCTGATCGCTACCGGTTCTGAAGTGGAACTGGCGGTCGCCGCCTGGGATCGTCTAACTTCCGAAGGCTATCGGGTGCGCGTGGTTTCCATGCCGTCTACCGACGCGTTCGACAAGCAGGACGAAGCCTACCGTGAATCGGTGCTGCCGAAAGCGGTCAGCGCGCGCGTCGCTATCGAAGCGGGCATTGCCGACTACTGGTACAAATATACCGGCCTGAACGGCGCGATTATCGGTATGACCAGCTTCGGCGAATCGGCGCCGGCGGAGAAGCTGTTCGAGCTGTTTGGCTTCACCGTGGA
- the loiP gene encoding metalloprotease LoiP, whose translation MKIRACVVAISLATLLSGCQNLDSSALMQSGAQAFQAVTLSNDQVKALSEQSCQQMDSEAQIAQPGSEYQKRLDKIAAALGNNINGTPANYKVYITKDVNAWAMANGCIRVYSGLMDMMSDNEVEAVLGHEMGHVALGHSRKAMQVAYATTAARTAAASMGGIAASLSQSQLGELGQKLVSAQFSQTQESQADDYSYDLLRKRGINPNGLVTSFEKLAKLEGTHQSSMFDDHPASEARAQHIRERMAADGLK comes from the coding sequence ATGAAAATCCGTGCTTGTGTGGTGGCGATCTCTCTCGCCACGTTACTTTCTGGTTGTCAGAATCTTGATAGCTCCGCATTAATGCAGTCCGGCGCGCAGGCTTTTCAGGCCGTCACCTTAAGCAACGATCAGGTGAAGGCGCTCAGCGAACAATCCTGCCAGCAGATGGACAGCGAAGCGCAAATCGCGCAGCCCGGCAGCGAATACCAGAAACGCCTGGATAAAATCGCCGCCGCACTGGGCAACAACATCAACGGCACGCCAGCCAACTATAAGGTTTACATTACCAAAGACGTCAACGCCTGGGCGATGGCCAACGGCTGCATCCGCGTTTACAGCGGCCTGATGGATATGATGAGCGATAACGAAGTGGAAGCGGTGCTGGGCCATGAGATGGGCCACGTCGCGCTGGGCCACTCCCGTAAGGCGATGCAGGTTGCTTATGCCACGACCGCCGCGCGCACCGCCGCCGCGTCGATGGGCGGCATCGCCGCCAGCCTGTCGCAGTCGCAGTTGGGCGAACTGGGACAGAAACTGGTGAGCGCGCAGTTCTCCCAGACACAGGAGTCGCAGGCGGATGATTACTCCTACGATCTGCTGAGAAAACGCGGCATCAACCCGAACGGCCTGGTCACCAGCTTTGAAAAACTGGCGAAGCTGGAAGGCACGCATCAGAGCTCGATGTTTGACGATCACCCGGCTTCGGAAGCGCGTGCGCAGCATATCCGCGAACGCATGGCCGCCGACGGCCTCAAATAA
- a CDS encoding thiamine pyrophosphate-binding protein: protein MSEMITVGEAIARTLEQYQVDALYGVISIHNLPIADAIGQREKIRFVPARGEAGAVTMADAHGRFSGLGVALTSTGAGAGNAVGALVEALNAGTPLLHLTGQVEKAWLDADTGFIHETRDQLTFLKAASKRAWRVSSANQAIAILHKAIQEAQTTPCGPVSVEIPVDIQSSLIPLALATAPVAPLAGAAPEPERVEALWRQLKEAKRPLLWLGGGALRCAGAVRKLADAGVTVISSTHGRGILPDAHPASLRAFHNSPSVEAVLTQCDLTLVAGSRLRSNETRSWTLPLPTPRIQIDIDPAAASRNYLMDDTLVGDCAALLSALAEKAQGREWGDARWDAQVRSAVAQAEQELREQCGVYAQLNDAIDKALPSDGILVRDITVSGSLWGSRLLRANGPLMNIHSLAGAIGMGLPMAIGVAIANPQRKVVGLVGDGGLSLNLGELATLAQEKANVTLLIMNDGGYGVMRGIQDKYFGGRQYYNQLHTPDFTLLAQAIGLQAWRVEQVEDFQAVMTEALASVGPSVVEIRMDKTGALRFAGPPQKTLY from the coding sequence ATGAGCGAAATGATTACCGTGGGCGAGGCGATCGCCAGAACACTTGAGCAGTATCAGGTCGACGCGCTGTACGGCGTGATTTCCATTCATAACCTGCCGATTGCCGACGCCATCGGGCAGCGGGAGAAAATCCGTTTTGTCCCGGCGCGCGGCGAGGCGGGCGCGGTCACCATGGCCGATGCGCACGGCCGCTTTTCCGGCCTGGGCGTAGCGCTGACCAGTACCGGCGCCGGAGCGGGCAACGCGGTGGGCGCGCTGGTCGAGGCGCTGAATGCCGGCACGCCGCTGCTGCATCTTACCGGACAGGTGGAAAAAGCCTGGCTTGATGCCGATACCGGTTTTATTCACGAAACGCGCGATCAGCTGACCTTTCTGAAAGCCGCCTCTAAACGCGCCTGGCGCGTCAGCAGCGCGAATCAGGCGATCGCCATTTTGCATAAGGCGATTCAGGAAGCACAGACGACGCCCTGCGGTCCGGTCTCGGTCGAGATTCCTGTCGATATCCAGAGCAGCCTGATTCCGCTGGCGCTGGCGACCGCGCCCGTCGCGCCGCTGGCAGGCGCCGCGCCGGAGCCAGAGCGGGTGGAGGCGCTGTGGCGTCAGTTAAAAGAGGCGAAACGGCCGCTGCTGTGGCTGGGCGGCGGCGCGCTGCGTTGCGCCGGGGCGGTGAGAAAGCTGGCAGATGCGGGCGTTACGGTGATCTCCAGCACCCACGGGCGCGGCATTCTGCCCGACGCCCATCCCGCCAGCCTGCGCGCGTTTCACAATTCGCCCTCGGTAGAGGCGGTGCTGACGCAGTGCGATCTCACGCTGGTGGCGGGATCGCGTCTGCGCAGCAACGAAACCCGTTCCTGGACGTTGCCGTTGCCGACGCCGCGCATCCAGATCGATATCGATCCGGCGGCGGCGAGCCGCAACTACCTGATGGACGACACGCTGGTCGGCGACTGCGCCGCGCTGCTGAGCGCGCTGGCGGAAAAGGCGCAGGGGCGCGAATGGGGTGATGCGCGCTGGGATGCGCAGGTGCGATCGGCGGTGGCGCAGGCGGAGCAGGAGCTGCGCGAGCAGTGCGGCGTCTACGCGCAGCTGAACGATGCGATAGATAAGGCGTTGCCATCGGACGGCATCCTGGTGCGCGATATTACCGTTTCAGGCAGCCTGTGGGGCAGCCGCCTGCTGCGCGCCAACGGTCCGCTGATGAATATTCACTCCCTGGCGGGCGCCATCGGCATGGGGCTGCCGATGGCGATCGGCGTCGCCATCGCCAACCCGCAGCGTAAGGTGGTAGGGCTGGTAGGCGACGGCGGATTGAGCCTGAACCTGGGGGAGCTGGCGACGCTGGCGCAGGAAAAAGCCAATGTCACGCTGCTGATTATGAACGACGGCGGCTACGGCGTGATGCGCGGCATCCAGGATAAATATTTCGGCGGAAGACAGTATTACAACCAGCTGCATACGCCCGATTTCACCCTGCTGGCGCAGGCGATCGGCCTTCAGGCGTGGCGGGTGGAGCAGGTTGAGGATTTCCAGGCGGTGATGACGGAAGCGCTGGCCTCTGTCGGCCCGTCGGTGGTTGAGATCAGAATGGATAAAACCGGCGCGCTGCGCTTTGCCGGGCCGCCGCAGAAAACGCTCTATTGA
- a CDS encoding aldehyde dehydrogenase has protein sequence MEEQKIFIGGVWRRGGGYRMQSLFPADGSVNATLNAASLDDLQEAVACGERAWRDPAWRERLPHLRAKILHRVADLIEARLDELAQMQSRDNGKPLAEARGLVMSAAGSARYFAAACELLEGELPTPRQPDLITFSRYEPLGVVAAITPWNSPIASEMQKVAPAIAAGNAVILKPAEATPLMALELARLFEQAGLPAGLLSVLPGKGSIIGDALARHPLVRKISFTGGTSTGRHLAHVAAEKLIPASLELGGKSPTIVLEDADIEQAARGICYGIFSSGGQACIAGSRLFIHQQVYPALMARLLELTRGLRIGHPLAADTHIGPLINAQHRDSVMAYVQLAQREGGSVLCGGEIPADPALAAGSYFQPTIIAGLTNRARVCQEEIFGPVLVAMPFSDEADLIQQANDSVYGLAAGIWTRDAGRALRLSERLEVGTVWINTYKVFSISTPFGGFKESGLGREKGIQGLKAWMQQKSVYLATGNGVNAWCD, from the coding sequence ATGGAAGAACAGAAAATTTTTATCGGCGGTGTATGGCGGCGCGGCGGCGGCTACCGCATGCAGAGCCTGTTTCCGGCGGATGGCTCGGTTAACGCCACGCTGAACGCCGCCAGCCTTGACGACCTGCAAGAGGCGGTCGCCTGCGGCGAACGCGCCTGGCGCGATCCCGCCTGGCGAGAAAGGCTGCCCCATCTGCGCGCGAAGATCCTGCACCGCGTCGCCGATCTGATTGAAGCGCGCCTGGATGAGCTGGCGCAGATGCAGAGCCGCGATAACGGCAAGCCGCTGGCGGAGGCGCGCGGGCTGGTGATGAGCGCCGCCGGCAGCGCGCGCTATTTCGCCGCCGCCTGTGAACTGCTGGAGGGCGAACTGCCGACGCCGCGTCAGCCCGATCTGATCACCTTCAGCCGCTATGAGCCGCTGGGCGTAGTGGCGGCGATCACGCCGTGGAATTCCCCGATCGCCAGCGAAATGCAGAAGGTGGCGCCGGCGATCGCCGCCGGCAACGCGGTGATTTTGAAGCCAGCGGAAGCGACGCCGCTGATGGCGCTGGAGCTGGCGCGCCTGTTTGAGCAGGCGGGGCTGCCTGCCGGACTGCTGAGCGTGCTGCCAGGCAAAGGATCGATTATCGGCGATGCACTGGCGCGGCATCCGCTGGTGCGCAAAATCTCTTTTACCGGCGGCACCTCGACCGGACGCCACCTGGCGCATGTGGCGGCGGAAAAACTGATTCCCGCCTCGCTGGAGTTGGGCGGCAAATCGCCCACCATCGTGCTGGAAGATGCGGATATCGAGCAGGCGGCGCGTGGCATCTGCTATGGCATCTTCAGCTCAGGCGGCCAGGCATGCATCGCCGGTTCGCGCCTGTTTATTCATCAGCAGGTCTACCCGGCGCTGATGGCACGCCTGCTGGAGCTGACGCGCGGACTGCGCATCGGCCATCCCCTTGCCGCTGATACCCATATCGGCCCCCTGATCAACGCGCAGCATCGCGACAGCGTAATGGCCTACGTTCAGCTGGCGCAGCGGGAGGGCGGCAGCGTGCTGTGCGGCGGCGAAATTCCCGCCGATCCGGCGCTGGCGGCGGGCAGCTATTTTCAGCCGACGATTATCGCCGGGCTGACCAACCGCGCCCGCGTCTGCCAGGAGGAGATCTTCGGGCCGGTGCTGGTGGCGATGCCCTTCAGCGATGAGGCGGATCTGATCCAGCAGGCCAATGACTCCGTTTACGGACTGGCCGCCGGGATCTGGACGCGCGACGCGGGCCGCGCTCTGCGCCTGAGCGAGCGGCTGGAAGTCGGCACGGTCTGGATCAACACCTATAAAGTCTTTTCCATTTCCACCCCGTTTGGGGGCTTTAAAGAGAGCGGGCTGGGCCGCGAAAAAGGCATTCAGGGCCTGAAGGCCTGGATGCAGCAAAAGAGCGTTTATCTGGCGACAGGTAATGGCGTGAACGCCTGGTGCGACTAA
- a CDS encoding aspartate dehydrogenase: MKKIMLIGYGAMAQAVIERLPEGVTIGWIVARTHHHAAIRTRFGDRARPLLLPQDCAETPDLVLECASQQAVAQYGEAVLHRGWHLAIISTGALADSALEQRLRHADGRLTLLSGAVAGIDGLAAAKEGGLEQVVYRSRKSPASWRGSYAETLIDLNAIREAQIFFEGSAREAARLFPANANVAATIALGGVGMDATRVQLMADPATQRNTHTLHASGLFGELRLELSGLPLADNPKTSTLAALSAVRACRELTQR, from the coding sequence ATGAAAAAGATCATGTTGATCGGCTATGGCGCGATGGCGCAGGCGGTGATCGAAAGGTTGCCGGAAGGCGTGACGATCGGCTGGATCGTCGCGCGAACGCATCACCACGCGGCGATCCGCACGCGCTTCGGCGATCGGGCGCGGCCGTTGCTGCTGCCGCAGGATTGCGCGGAAACGCCCGATCTGGTGCTGGAGTGCGCCAGCCAGCAGGCGGTGGCGCAGTATGGCGAGGCGGTGCTGCATCGCGGCTGGCACCTGGCGATTATCTCGACCGGCGCGCTGGCGGACAGCGCACTGGAGCAACGGCTGCGGCATGCAGACGGGCGGCTGACGCTGCTTTCCGGCGCGGTAGCTGGCATTGATGGCCTGGCGGCGGCGAAAGAGGGCGGGCTGGAGCAGGTTGTCTATCGTTCGCGCAAATCGCCCGCCAGCTGGCGCGGCAGCTATGCGGAAACGTTGATCGATCTGAACGCCATCCGCGAAGCGCAGATTTTTTTCGAAGGCAGCGCGCGTGAGGCCGCGCGGCTGTTTCCCGCCAACGCCAATGTGGCGGCGACGATCGCTCTTGGCGGCGTCGGAATGGATGCCACCCGCGTTCAGCTGATGGCCGATCCGGCGACGCAGCGCAATACCCATACGCTGCACGCCAGCGGACTGTTTGGTGAACTGCGCCTTGAACTGAGCGGGCTGCCGCTGGCCGACAACCCGAAAACCTCCACCCTGGCGGCCCTGAGCGCGGTGCGCGCCTGCCGCGAACTGACGCAGCGCTAA
- a CDS encoding SDR family oxidoreductase has product MNAQIEGRVAIVTGGSSGIGFETLRLLLGEGAKVAFCGRDPDRLASAQAALQNDYPQSEIFAYRCDVLQEEEVAAFAAAVEARFGGADLLINNAGQGYVAHFDETPRGAWLHEAELKLFGVINPVQAFLPLLERSDIASITCVNSLLALQPEEHMIATSAARAALLNMTLTLSKELVGKGIRVNSILLGMVESGQWRRRFENRADKRQSWADWTAEIARRRGIPMQRLGKPQEPAQALLFLASPLASFTTGAALDVSGGFCRHL; this is encoded by the coding sequence ATGAATGCACAGATTGAAGGCCGCGTGGCGATTGTTACCGGCGGCTCCTCCGGCATCGGGTTTGAAACGCTGCGCCTGCTGCTGGGCGAAGGCGCGAAAGTGGCTTTCTGCGGACGCGACCCGGACCGACTGGCCAGCGCCCAGGCGGCGCTGCAAAACGACTATCCGCAGAGCGAGATTTTCGCTTACCGCTGCGATGTTCTGCAGGAAGAGGAGGTGGCAGCCTTCGCCGCGGCGGTGGAGGCGCGCTTTGGCGGCGCCGATCTGCTGATCAATAACGCCGGGCAGGGCTATGTGGCGCATTTCGATGAGACGCCGCGCGGCGCCTGGCTGCATGAGGCAGAGCTAAAGCTCTTCGGCGTAATTAATCCGGTGCAGGCGTTTCTGCCGCTGCTGGAGCGATCCGATATCGCCTCCATCACCTGCGTCAACTCGCTGCTGGCGCTGCAGCCGGAAGAACACATGATCGCCACCTCGGCGGCGCGCGCGGCGCTGCTCAACATGACGCTGACGCTGTCGAAGGAGCTGGTGGGCAAGGGCATCCGCGTCAACTCCATTCTGCTTGGCATGGTGGAGTCGGGGCAGTGGCGACGCCGCTTCGAAAACCGTGCTGATAAACGCCAAAGCTGGGCCGACTGGACGGCGGAAATCGCCCGTCGGCGCGGTATCCCGATGCAGCGCTTAGGAAAACCGCAGGAGCCGGCGCAGGCGCTGCTGTTCCTCGCCTCGCCGCTCGCCTCCTTTACTACCGGCGCGGCGCTCGATGTCTCCGGCGGCTTCTGCCGTCATCTGTAA
- a CDS encoding alpha/beta fold hydrolase: MSGFREQGNGAALMLLHGISSGAAAWHKQMTLPGCRVLAWEMPGYGDSPMLTVEKANAGDYAQALAALLDRLDVERVTLVGHSLGALIAAAFAARFPKRVARLALVDPAQGYGEAAPSMREQVWRSREQQIALGGEILAQTRAAKLLRPDARPEDIATVAAGMRRLRPEGFLAAAWMLAHDDIHRWLAQYRGGLEVWCGEQDTITPPAQAQALAQRYGAPYRPIPHAGHASYLDNDALFNQRLLQLLEGVRNECTD, from the coding sequence ATGAGCGGTTTTCGTGAGCAGGGAAACGGCGCGGCGCTGATGCTGTTGCACGGCATCAGTTCCGGGGCGGCCGCCTGGCATAAACAGATGACGCTGCCGGGCTGCCGTGTGTTGGCCTGGGAGATGCCCGGCTATGGCGACAGCCCGATGCTGACGGTGGAAAAGGCGAATGCGGGCGATTACGCGCAGGCGCTGGCGGCGCTGCTGGATCGGCTGGATGTGGAGCGCGTCACGCTGGTCGGGCATTCGCTCGGCGCGCTTATCGCCGCCGCCTTTGCCGCGCGGTTTCCCAAACGCGTCGCGCGGCTGGCGCTGGTCGATCCGGCGCAGGGCTACGGCGAGGCGGCGCCTTCGATGCGTGAACAGGTATGGCGCAGCCGGGAGCAGCAGATAGCGCTCGGCGGCGAAATCCTGGCGCAGACCAGGGCGGCCAAACTGCTGCGGCCCGACGCGCGACCGGAGGATATCGCCACCGTTGCCGCCGGTATGCGCAGGCTACGCCCTGAAGGTTTTCTCGCAGCGGCCTGGATGCTGGCTCACGACGATATTCACCGCTGGCTTGCGCAATATCGGGGCGGTTTGGAAGTCTGGTGCGGCGAGCAGGACACCATCACGCCGCCTGCGCAGGCGCAGGCGCTGGCGCAACGCTACGGCGCGCCTTACCGCCCGATTCCGCACGCCGGGCACGCCAGCTATCTCGACAACGACGCGCTGTTTAATCAACGGCTGTTACAGCTACTGGAAGGGGTGCGGAATGAATGCACAGATTGA
- a CDS encoding cupin domain-containing protein: MTDTTLNPGIKPAHLTMEEWVESRIARFEGRKYDWNALKFQADFDPKYRRAQMRYIGTGATGVATDANTVPAEHFTFSTMVLPAKCEGPLHLHDDVEEVFFMLKGAITLMIQDGDNYLETILRERDLISVPAGIYRGLFNHGEEEALMCVMLGTQKPHIPTYPEDHPLASVKRS, translated from the coding sequence ATGACCGATACAACCCTGAACCCTGGCATCAAACCGGCTCACCTGACGATGGAAGAGTGGGTGGAATCGCGCATCGCGCGCTTTGAAGGACGTAAATATGACTGGAACGCGTTGAAGTTTCAGGCCGATTTCGATCCTAAATACCGTCGCGCCCAGATGCGCTATATCGGCACCGGCGCTACCGGCGTGGCGACCGACGCCAACACCGTGCCGGCGGAGCATTTCACTTTTTCTACCATGGTGCTGCCCGCCAAGTGTGAAGGGCCGCTGCATCTGCATGACGATGTAGAAGAGGTGTTCTTTATGCTCAAAGGCGCCATCACGCTGATGATTCAGGATGGCGACAACTATCTGGAAACCATTCTGCGCGAGCGCGATCTGATTTCGGTGCCGGCGGGCATCTATCGTGGGCTGTTTAACCACGGTGAGGAAGAGGCGCTGATGTGCGTGATGCTTGGCACGCAGAAGCCGCATATTCCGACCTACCCGGAAGATCACCCGCTGGCCAGCGTAAAACGCAGCTAA
- a CDS encoding MFS transporter, whose protein sequence is MTTLETNTASDVTSGEGSLTPEKPIRWTIPLALLACVLLAFFDKISIAALFSDAHFQQAMGIDFDTTRLGILMSAFLLSYGFSSVLLSGLGDRIAPLRLLSGMMVAWCLLMVLMGLTHNYAVMVTLRILLGVAEGPLFPLAFAIVRHTFPQRLQARATMLWLLGTPVGAAIGFPLSLWLLNTFGWQSTFFVMALLTLPVLLLVRTGLRNIHLAPAADRTAVSQQSRREARRELLVSPHFWMICIFNIAFLTYLWGINGWLPGYLIKGKGIHLEHAGWLSSMPFIAMLIGEVLGAWLSDRVNKRAAACFISMAGAALGLAAVMQLATPPAVIAAMSFSTFMWGTGAPNIFALLAKATHPRVSATAGGIFNGLGNFAGALSPAVMGALIAFTQSMDSGLIFLTIMAALGCVLLLPLLTRY, encoded by the coding sequence ATGACCACATTAGAGACAAACACCGCGTCCGACGTGACGAGCGGTGAGGGCAGCCTTACGCCTGAAAAACCGATTCGCTGGACCATTCCGCTGGCGCTGCTCGCCTGCGTGCTGCTGGCCTTCTTCGATAAGATCAGCATCGCCGCGCTCTTTTCCGACGCGCATTTTCAGCAGGCGATGGGGATTGATTTCGACACCACGCGCCTCGGCATTCTGATGAGCGCGTTTTTGCTGAGCTACGGCTTTTCTTCGGTGCTGCTCAGCGGGCTGGGCGACCGCATCGCGCCGCTGCGTCTACTGAGCGGCATGATGGTGGCGTGGTGTCTGCTGATGGTGCTGATGGGGTTGACTCATAACTATGCGGTGATGGTGACGCTGCGCATTTTGCTGGGCGTAGCGGAAGGGCCCTTGTTCCCACTGGCGTTCGCCATCGTGCGCCATACCTTCCCGCAGCGACTACAGGCGCGCGCCACCATGCTCTGGCTGCTGGGCACGCCGGTCGGGGCCGCCATCGGTTTTCCGCTGTCGCTGTGGCTGCTGAACACTTTCGGCTGGCAGAGCACCTTTTTCGTCATGGCGCTGCTGACGCTGCCGGTGCTGCTGCTGGTGCGCACCGGGCTGCGCAATATTCATCTGGCGCCCGCCGCCGATCGCACGGCGGTTTCACAGCAGTCGCGCCGGGAAGCGCGGCGCGAGCTGCTGGTCAGCCCGCACTTCTGGATGATCTGCATTTTCAATATCGCTTTCCTGACCTACCTGTGGGGCATCAACGGCTGGCTGCCCGGCTACCTGATTAAAGGCAAAGGCATTCACCTGGAACATGCGGGCTGGCTCTCGTCGATGCCGTTTATCGCCATGCTGATCGGTGAAGTGCTGGGCGCCTGGCTGTCGGACCGCGTTAACAAACGCGCCGCCGCCTGCTTTATCTCAATGGCGGGCGCGGCGCTGGGGCTGGCTGCGGTGATGCAGCTTGCTACCCCTCCGGCGGTTATCGCCGCGATGAGCTTTAGCACTTTTATGTGGGGCACCGGCGCACCGAACATCTTTGCCCTGCTGGCGAAGGCGACCCATCCGCGCGTTAGCGCCACCGCGGGCGGCATTTTCAACGGGCTGGGCAACTTCGCCGGGGCGCTGTCGCCGGCGGTGATGGGGGCGCTAATAGCCTTCACCCAAAGTATGGATTCCGGCCTGATCTTTCTGACCATTATGGCGGCGCTGGGCTGTGTCCTGCTGCTGCCGCTGCTGACACGTTACTGA